A single Deltaproteobacteria bacterium DNA region contains:
- a CDS encoding HPr family phosphocarrier protein, protein MLGILTLEVSKGTEIKITAVGEDEEKAISKIKNLIEGDFE, encoded by the coding sequence ATTTTAGGCATACTAACCCTGGAAGTAAGCAAGGGCACAGAAATAAAAATTACCGCTGTTGGAGAGGATGAAGAAAAGGCCATCTCTAAAATCAAAAACTTAATTGAAGGCGATTTTGAATAG